The segment ACCGGCTCCGGGCCGGAGAACCGCGACGAGGAGGTCTTCGGCTTCAAGCCCTTCAAGCTCCTGGCCGATTACCTGACCCCCCTGGGCGTGGCCGTGCTGCGCTGCGACGACCGCGGTGTCGGCGGTTCCACCGGCGCGGGCGCTGACGTCACCACGGTGGACCTGGCCGACGACGTAACCGCCCAGATGGATTTCCTGGCGAAGCGGACCGATATAGACCTCGGCCGGATCGGGCTCCTGGGCCACAGCGAGGGCTCCATCATCGCCGGCATGGTGGCGGCCCAGACCGGCGGGCCCGCCTTCGTCATCCTGATGGGCGGCCCGGCCTTCAACGGCGCCCAAATCGTCAAATCCCAGTTGGTCCTGCTCTCCCGCGCCGAGGGCGCCACCGAGGAGGAGATAGCGAAAAGCCTCGACTTGGAGGAACGGATTTTCGCCGCCGTGCGGAGCGGCGGGGACATGGAGGGGATTAAAGGGGAGGTCGCGGAGCTCATGCGGGAGTCCATCGCCAACCTCTCCGAGGAGGAGCGCGCCACGATAGCCGACGTGGACGCTTACGTGAACGCGACCGTCGAGGCGCAGTTCGCCGCCGTCCAGAGCCCCTGGTTCAGGTTCTTCATGGACTACGACCCCGCCCTCGACCTGGCGAAAATCACCTGTCCGCTCCTGGCGGTCTGGGGCGAGCACGATCTCCAGGTTCCCGCGGAGGAGAACCGGGCGCGGATGGAGGAGGTCCTCGCCAAGGCGGGCCACACCGACTACACCCTGGAAATATTGCCCAAGGCCAACCACCTCTTCCAGGAAACAGAAACCGGCGCCTTCAGCGAGTACGCCGAGCTCCCCAAGGAGTTCGCCCCCGGCTTCCTCGAGCTCGTATCCGGCTGGATGCTGCCCCGGGTCGGCATCCCCCAATAGTCTTCCCGTCCCTACGTGCAAACGCTCCCCCCGCGGGGGCGTTTTGCCGTTTACACACGCTCGGTCGGACGCTATACTCACCACGCTAACGAAACCGCAAAGGAGCACCGTGCGCGAGGACCTGGACAAGCTCATGGAAGAGCGGGGGATAGACTGGCTCTTCATCGAGGGGGGGAACGGGGACAACCCCGCGATGCACTACCTCCTCGGCAACGCCCCCATCGGCTACTGCTCGCTGTGGAAACCCCGCGGCGGCCGGGCGTACCTCTTCACCGGCCCCTTCGAGCGCGAGGAGGCCAAGAAGCTGCCCTTCATCGCCGTGGACACGACGAAGTTCAACTACCACGAGCTGTTGGAGAAGGAGCCGGATCACCTCAAACGGACCGTGGAGTTTTTCCGCCGCATGATGGCGGACGTGGGCGTGAAGGGGCGCGTGTCGCTCTACGGCCGGGGCGGCCTCGGCGCCAACTACCTCCTCTACCGCGCGCTCGACGAGGCGGTGCCCGAGGTGGGCATCGAGCCCGAGTTCGAGAACGACGTGATCATCACCGCCCGCGAGACCAAGGACGCCGAGGAAATTTCCCACATCCGCCGGGTCGGCGAAAAATCCTGCGAGGTTTTTGGCGAGGTGCGAAAGCTGCTCGGGTCCGCCGAGGAACGGGGGGGGAAGCTCTACGACTCGGGCGAGCCGCTGACGGTGGGGCGTGTCAGGCGTTTCATCACCCTCGAACTCTTCAAGCGCGGCCTGATGGAGGACGTGGGCACCATCTTCGCCCCGGGCGACGAGGGCGGTTACCCCCACTCCCACGGGACCGACTCCCGCCAGCTCGCAGTGGGCGAACCCATCGTCTACGACATGTTCCCCCGGGAGCTGGGCCACGGGTATTACTTCGACATGACGCGCACCTGGTGCGTCGGTCGAGTCCACCCCGAGGCGGACCGGGACTATACCCTCGTGAAAGAGGTCCAGGCCGAGATCGAGAACGCCATCGAAGTCGGAGGTTCCGCCTACTCCTACCACAAGCGGGCGGCGGACCTGATCGCCCGGGCCGGCCACCCCACCATAATCTCCGACCCAGCGACCCAGGTCGGCTTCTGCCACGGCCTGGGGCACGGTGTGGGCCTCGACATCCACGAGAAACCGCGCCTCGGCGGAACCGAGAAGAATCCCGACCTGATCCAGCCCGGCAGCGTCTTCACCAACGAGCCCGGGGTGTACTACCCGGAAAGAGGCTACGGCGTCCGGGTCGAGGACACGCTCTGCGTCACGCCCGAGGGGAAAGTCGAGAACCTCACGCCGGAACCCAAGGCGCTTCTCGTCCCCCTGAAGTAACGATTGGAAAGCCTCCGAGTGGCAGGATATAATAAGGACGTGTGGAATCGCGCCCTTATATCACGCCCGTAGAACCGTAATCCGCAAAGCCTTTGGTGGATTTGTCTTGCCAAAGGGGTTGTTTTATATTAATTAATCCTGTGGCAAGGTACAGTATTCCGTGACAAGGAAGCGAAAAAGGGGGCACCGTGCGTAAATATCTCTTTCTCCTTTTGATTGTTCCCGCGATTGCCTTCGGTTACACCTACTCCGTGAGCCCGGAGGACGTCGGAATGGACGCCGGCCAGGGGTACGACATACCGCGTATCCCCGGCGGCGTTTACACCAACGAGGTCGGTGATCCCCACCTGCCCTGGCTGCCACTCCGGGTCGCGGTACCCGTGGGGATGGCGGCCGCCGAGGTTGAGGTCGTTTCCCTGGAAACCCAGGTGCTGCCCGGCTACTACACGGTCTTTCCGACACAGCAGTCGCGGCCGATCAGCAAACCCGGCGAATTCATGGAGAACTTCTCCCCGGTCTACACATCCGACGATGCCTACCCCGGCCGTCCCATGCTGGCCACGGGCGGGGGGAACATCGCCGGGTACGGCGTGGCCGACATGCTCTTCTGCCCCTTCATCTACCACCCCGTCTCGGGTCGGCTCGAGGTCATCACCGAAATCACCTTCAACCTCGAGCTCGAGACGCTGTCCTACGAGATTCACACACCCAGGGTAGTGACCCCGGCATCCGCCGAAGTCAACACCGAGCGGGTCCGCAGCCTGGTCATCAACCCCGAATCGGTCTACACACCCGCAGAAGTCGTGCCGCCCAAGGTCATCGGCACGGGTTTCGAGGCGAACTACAACGAACCCGACGTAGGCGGGACCGCCGAGTGGGTGCTCATCACCCGTGAGGAATTTGCGGACGCCTTCCGACCGCTGGTGGATTGGAAGCTCAAGAAGGGCCTCACCACCGCCGTGGTGACCGTGGAGTACATCATCGAAAACTACGACGGCCGCGACCAGGCCGAGAAAATCCGCAACTTCATCATAGACGCATACGAGAACTGGTCCACCACCTACGTCGTGCTGGGCGGCGACTGCAATTTCGTCCGTGAGCGCCGGGGCTTCGCCGTGAACTTCGGTTCGCCCGACGACTACATGATTCCCTGCGATCTCTACTACTCCGACCTGGACGGCGACTGGAACACCGATGGGGACGACCTCTGGGGCGAGTGGCCCGACGACGAGGTGGACCTCTACTCCGACGTCTACGTTTCGCGTTTTCCGGTGAACACGGTCGAGGAGACCGAGGCCGTGGTATCCAAGACGCTCGTCTACGAGAAGAGCATCCCCCAGGACTTCCCGCTTCACACCGTCTTCTTCGGCGGACAGCTCGACGACATCCCCACGTGGGGCGGCGACGGCAAGGATCAGGTGGCGACTCATCTGCCCCCGGACTTCCCCTACACCACGTTCTATGAGCGCGACGCGGCCTACGGGGCCGCCGACATCATCGCCGAGTTCGAGGCCGGCCGGTCCGCCGTGGTCAACCAGCTCCACCACTCCTCCTACGACGTAATCGGCACCGGATCCGACTTCATCTCCACCGCGGACGCCTACGGCATGACCAACGGCGACTACATCGGATGGTTCTACGCCCAGGGCTG is part of the bacterium genome and harbors:
- a CDS encoding Xaa-Pro peptidase family protein, with the protein product MREDLDKLMEERGIDWLFIEGGNGDNPAMHYLLGNAPIGYCSLWKPRGGRAYLFTGPFEREEAKKLPFIAVDTTKFNYHELLEKEPDHLKRTVEFFRRMMADVGVKGRVSLYGRGGLGANYLLYRALDEAVPEVGIEPEFENDVIITARETKDAEEISHIRRVGEKSCEVFGEVRKLLGSAEERGGKLYDSGEPLTVGRVRRFITLELFKRGLMEDVGTIFAPGDEGGYPHSHGTDSRQLAVGEPIVYDMFPRELGHGYYFDMTRTWCVGRVHPEADRDYTLVKEVQAEIENAIEVGGSAYSYHKRAADLIARAGHPTIISDPATQVGFCHGLGHGVGLDIHEKPRLGGTEKNPDLIQPGSVFTNEPGVYYPERGYGVRVEDTLCVTPEGKVENLTPEPKALLVPLK
- a CDS encoding alpha/beta hydrolase, which codes for TGSGPENRDEEVFGFKPFKLLADYLTPLGVAVLRCDDRGVGGSTGAGADVTTVDLADDVTAQMDFLAKRTDIDLGRIGLLGHSEGSIIAGMVAAQTGGPAFVILMGGPAFNGAQIVKSQLVLLSRAEGATEEEIAKSLDLEERIFAAVRSGGDMEGIKGEVAELMRESIANLSEEERATIADVDAYVNATVEAQFAAVQSPWFRFFMDYDPALDLAKITCPLLAVWGEHDLQVPAEENRARMEEVLAKAGHTDYTLEILPKANHLFQETETGAFSEYAELPKEFAPGFLELVSGWMLPRVGIPQ
- a CDS encoding C25 family cysteine peptidase, producing the protein MRKYLFLLLIVPAIAFGYTYSVSPEDVGMDAGQGYDIPRIPGGVYTNEVGDPHLPWLPLRVAVPVGMAAAEVEVVSLETQVLPGYYTVFPTQQSRPISKPGEFMENFSPVYTSDDAYPGRPMLATGGGNIAGYGVADMLFCPFIYHPVSGRLEVITEITFNLELETLSYEIHTPRVVTPASAEVNTERVRSLVINPESVYTPAEVVPPKVIGTGFEANYNEPDVGGTAEWVLITREEFADAFRPLVDWKLKKGLTTAVVTVEYIIENYDGRDQAEKIRNFIIDAYENWSTTYVVLGGDCNFVRERRGFAVNFGSPDDYMIPCDLYYSDLDGDWNTDGDDLWGEWPDDEVDLYSDVYVSRFPVNTVEETEAVVSKTLVYEKSIPQDFPLHTVFFGGQLDDIPTWGGDGKDQVATHLPPDFPYTTFYERDAAYGAADIIAEFEAGRSAVVNQLHHSSYDVIGTGSDFISTADAYGMTNGDYIGWFYAQGCMCGGFDRARCAGEGMALAPNGGSVAVMFNSRYGLYSPGDPKSGESNVLDEQFFAGMFDEELTSLGAAQAYSKDYFVPTAKVNPYIRWVMYVQNILGPCETPGWCNTPEDLVVTHPTDWDGGEFKVTVNTPSRGPLRNAKVCLYKDSDVYIVGYTRASGEVIFYPNVHDTGELSVTVSFQDTWPYEGVCQVEAGADAEVADFTGGPTDEGVLLSWTLTEAGNLIGVNLYRGENRLTSLDLPGESGRYLDRAPGETNAYYLELVHADGTTLRVGPVTVTVPEGVGRLTLSEPYPSPASDSVSIEVNTPTDGRVILAVYDLSGRRVATLADGDFSAGRHTFTWNCADAAAGVYLCRLSTAERVLTGRLVLAR